The following proteins are co-located in the Pyricularia oryzae 70-15 chromosome 1, whole genome shotgun sequence genome:
- a CDS encoding IDI4, whose amino-acid sequence MPASPRQSQFRVAATSDHPSVDTLYSLHLPVTWPSDSFGLSSLDGSSADPLNHHFPEFANLADFNNTISYQTPTSTPSALNFVDTPHQTGKHPESMKASRSVSPATSNQNTKATNSSPLSQGLPSPQEAYQQESESVVRKRERNTAAARRYRQKRLDRIKELEDELAKVTADRDELKLKLARQEAETATLRDLLVMATGRGAQRSDR is encoded by the exons ATGCCGGCCTCACCAAGACAGTCCCAGTTCCG TGTCGCCGCAACCTCTGATCATCCTTCGGTTGATACGTTGTACTCTCTCCATCTGCCAGTCACTTGGCCTAGCGACTCATTTGGGCTGTCCTCCCTCGACGGATCTTCCGCCGACCCCCTCAACCACCACTTTCCCGAATTTGCGAACCTCGCAGACTTCAACAACACCATCTCCTATCAGACGCCGACTTCGACACCGTCTGCGCTCAACTTCGTTGATACACCTCATCAGACCGGAAAGCACCCCGAATCCATGAAAGCATCACGATCTGTGTCACCTGCCACCAGCAACCAAAACACCAAGGCGACAAACTCATCTCCCTTGTCACAAGGGCTCCCCTCTCCCCAGGAAGCTTATCAACAGGAGAGCGAGTCAGTCGTGCGCAAACGTGAACGTAACACGGCTGCCGCCCGCAGATACCGTCAGAAGCGTCTGGATCGCAtcaaggagctcgaggaTGAGCTCGCCAAGGTGACGGCCGATCGTGACGAGCTAAAGCTCAAGCTTGCGaggcaagaagccgagacgGCGACTCTGAGGGATTTGTTGGTCATGGCCACCGGCAGGGGGGCGCAACGTTCTGATAGGTAG
- a CDS encoding betaine aldehyde dehydrogenase — translation MSHTEPGQKTADAHLLWVAGKEKIGGGDILPIENPATGEIFAHCHTASAQDVDQCIEQANDAFIAGTWSKAPRHFRADVLDQAATLLSEQLSELIDLEVLQTGRAVREMKAQVPSLVKWFRYYAARLRVDERHVLPTTGSLHNWVDRVPLGVCALITPFNHPLLIAVKKVAPALAAGNSVVLKPSELTPITSLQLGRILRDAGLPEGVFSVLPGLGVETGKQLVSHRLVRKVDVTGSTAAGRAIGAIAGGNLARFNAELGGKAPLVVFETSDLDAAVNGIVFGAFVASGQTCVAVTRVLVHKSILGALTEKLSEKCNSIVRRIGDPKNPLSMMGPLISSKQLSGVQRLVDAAVASGNARLLCGGQRMSGVSPLDGFDLSKGYFFPPTVLCGTNPDGSNVCATDLWYEEAFGPVVVVASFQDEGHAVRLANDTSFGLGAGIWTRDLSQAFRVSEQIEAGIVWVNTHHRNDPSSPWGAHGTRSDSGLGTENGAEAYMAYTAPKSVVINYASTETALREEDWFREDQSGGAVRYG, via the exons ATGTCTCACACAGAGCCCGGTCAGAAAACCGCCGACGCACACCTACTTTGGGTAGCCGGCAAGGAAAAGATCGGAGGCGGCGATAT CCTGCCAATTGAAAATCCCGCAACCGGCGAGATCTTTGCACA CTGCCATACTGCATCCGCCCAAGATGTCGATCAGTGTATCGAACAGGCCAATGATGCCTTCATTGCCGGCACGTGGTCCAAGGCTCCTCGCCATTTTCGCGCCGATGTCCTTGACCAAGCCGCTACCTTGCTCTCCGAACAGCTATCGGAGCTGATAGACCTCGAGGTTTTGCAGACGGGGAGGGCCGTCCGCGAAATGAAGGCACAGGTGCCGAGCCTTGTCAAGTGGTTTCGGTACTACGCAGCTCGACTGCGGGTTGACGAACGTCATGTTCTCCCGACCACCGGGTCTCTGCATAACTGGGTCGACCGCGTCCCATTAGGTGTTTGCGCGCTGATCACTCCATTCAATCATCCGCTTTTGATTGCTGTCAAGAAGGTGGCCCCGGCATTGGCCGCCGGAAACAGTGTTGTCCTCAAGCCATCAGAACTAACACCAATCACGTCCCTACAGCTTGGCAGGATTCTCAGAGATGCTGGACTTCCGGAGGGTGTCTTTTCTGTCTTGCCTGGCCTGGGGGTCGAGACTGGCAAGCAACTCGTCTCACATCGCCTGGTCCGTAAGGTTGACGTTACCGGTTCAACCGCAGCGGGTCGCGCAATTGGGGCCATCGCAGGTGGAAATCTGGCTCGTTTCAATGCTGAGCTAGGTGGCAAGGCGCCCCTAGTGGTTTTCGAGACTTCTGATCTGGATGCCGCCGTCAACGGAATTGTGTTTGGAGCTTTCGTTGCCAGCGGGCAGACTTGTGTCGCGGTCACGCGCGTGCTTGTTCACAAATCGATATTGGGGGCGCTCACCGAGAAGCTCTCGGAGAAGTGCAACTCCATCGTTCGCCGTATTGGTGACCCGAAAAACCCGCTGTCAATGATGGGCCCTCTCATCTCATCGAAGCAGCTTTCGGGAGTCCAGCGTCTTGTCGATGCTGCAGTCGCCAGCGGAAATGCCAGACTGCTTTGTGGTGGCCAGCGGATGTCGGGGGTGAGCCCTTTGGACGGTTTCGACCTTTCCAAGGGCTACTTCTTCCCACCGACCGTCCTGTGTGGTACTAACCCGGACGGCTCGAATGTTTGTGCGACAGATCTGTGGTACGAGGAGGCGTTCGGGCCGGTGGTTGTTGTGGCGAGCTTCCAGGACGAGGGGCATGCTGTTCGGTTGGCTAACGACACTTCATTCGGGTTGGGGGCCGGAATATGGACGAGAGATCTTTCGCAGGCGTTCCGAGTTAGTGAGCAGATTGAGGCCGGTATTGTCTGGGTCAATACGCACCACCGCAACGATCCAAGCAGCCCATGGGGTGCACATGGCACGAGGTCTGACAGTGGTCTCGGCACTGAGAACGGTGCTGAGGCCTACATGGCATACACCGCACCGAAAAGCGTCGTTATCAACTATGCTTCGACGGAGACTGCTTTGAGAGAAGAGGACTGGTTTCGGGAGGATCAAAGTGGCGGAGCAGTGCGCTATGGATGA
- a CDS encoding isocitrate dehydrogenase subunit 1: MLGTSRSAQCLVRAARKPQLFQASKQASRTFATVQSDIFKPSKYGGKYTVTLIPGDGIGAEVAESVKTIFKADNVPIEWEQVEVSGIADSAAPSGRTEDLFKESVASLRRNKLGLKGILHTPISRSGHQSFNVAMRQELDIYASISLIKNIPGYETRHKDVDLCIIRENTEGEYSGLEHQSVPGVVESLKIITRAKSERISKFAFSFALANNRKKVTCIHKANIMKLADGLFRSTFHQTAKEYPTLEANDMIVDNASMQCVSRPQQFDVLVMPNLYGGILSNIGAALVGGPGIVPGCNMGRDVAVFEPGCRHVGLDIKGKDQANPTALILSGSMLLRHLGLDDHANRISKAVYAVIAEGKTRTRDMGGEATTNQFTKAILDKMETF; the protein is encoded by the exons ATGCTGGGGACTTCAAGATCGGCCCAG TGCCTCGTGCGCGCCGCGCGCAAGCCGCAGCTTTTCCAGGCCTCCAAGCAGGCTTCACGTACATTCGCGACCGTCCAGTCCGACATCTTCAAGCCCTCAAAGTATGGCGGCAAGTACACCGTCACCCTGATCCCTGGTGACGGTATCGGTGCCGAGGTCGCCGAGAGCGTCAAGACCATCTTCAAGGCGGACAACGTTCCCATTGAGTGGGAGCAGGTCGAGGTTTCGGGTATCGCCGACAGCGCCGCCCCCTCCGGCCGCACCGAGGACCTTTTCAAGGAGTCGGTCGCGTCGCTGCGCCGCAACAAGCTCGGTCTCAAGGGTATCCTCCACACACCCATCAGCCGGTCTGGCCACCAGAGCTTCAACGTCGCCATGCGCCAGGAGCTCGACATCTACGCCTCCATCTCCCTGATCAAGAACATCCCCGGCTACGAGACAAGGCACAAGGACGTCGACCTGTGCATCATTCGTGAGAACACCGAGGGTGAATACAGTGGTCTGGAGCACCAGTCCGTCCCGGGTGTTGTCGAGTCTCTCAAGATCATCACCCGTGCCAAGTCTGAGCGCATTTCCAAGTTTGCCTTCAGCTTTGCCCTCGCCAACAACCGCAAGAAGGTTACTTGCATCCACAAGGCCAACATCATGAAGCTTGCCGACGGTCTTTTCCGCAGCACCTTCCACCAGACTGCCAAGGAGTACCCGACACTCGAGGCTAACGACATGATTGTCGACAACGCCAGCATGCAGTGTGTCAGCCGCCCGCAGCAGTTCGATGTTCTGGTCATGCCCAACCTTTACGGTGGCATCCTGTCCAACATCGGTGCCGCCCTGGTTGGTGGCCCCGGTATTGTCCCTGGCTGCAACATGGGCCGTGATGTCGCCGTTTTTGAGCCCGGCTGCCGTCACGTCGGTCTTGACATCAAGGGCAAGGACCAGGCCAACCCTACTGCTTTGATCCTGTCAGGCTCTATGCTCCTGCGCCACTTGGGTCTTGACGACCACGCCAACCGCATTAGCAAGGCCGTCTACGCCGTCATTGCCGAGGGCAAGACCCGGACACGTGACATGGGCGGCGAAGCCACCACCAACCAGTTCACCAAGGCCATCTTGGACAAGATGGAGACTTTCTAA